In Centroberyx gerrardi isolate f3 chromosome 20, fCenGer3.hap1.cur.20231027, whole genome shotgun sequence, a genomic segment contains:
- the hpdl gene encoding 4-hydroxyphenylpyruvate dioxygenase-like protein, translating into MAAYLSRLHHISLHVSNVDKIAHDLVSKFKFDLFAARLTGRSRQLAFRKGAAVFVVNERSKQPTLRLNGELAKYSPDPNRDNVGKCDKDKYMKCLYDVSPQYSVDTACNVCFEVEDVERSFKALRDQGCDFLVPPTAVRDERGLVTYSVVKSIVGNVCHTLIDRTKYEGSFLPGFDDIETVSNSRSCPVTHFDHITYACPRKTTPQVMQWYERLFGFQRFFIDSNEDVDEGYVLNQDGIGLRLTAMEYWKCSKAGITLPFVGKKEPDCKFVIAESLPEQGRNQVDTFLEQHMGPGIQHIGLYTQDIVSTAHTMAEAGVQFFSPPPTYYTEVGKQQEIEEAGHNPQMLAQHGILLDTDLRQDPSPHTASSESRRYLLQVFTKPIFAEDTFFLELIERRGASGFGEGNIRALWRSVQAYMEHERGESQGESTPKNVQTAQR; encoded by the exons ATGGCAGCCTACTTGAGCCGGTTGCATCACATTTCACTCCACGTTTCAAACGTGGATAAAATAGCTCACGACCTCGTCTCTAAATTCAAGTTTGATCTGTTTGCAGCCAGACTGACCGGCAGGTCCAGGCAGCTGGCTTTCAGAAAAGGAGCGGCGGTATTCGTCGTGAACGAGAGATCAAAGCAGCCTACTCTGAGATTGAATGGGGAACTAGCCAAATACTCTCCTGACCCAAACCGGGACAACGTGGGGAAATGCGACAAGGACAAGTATATGAAGTGTCTTTACGATGTCAGTCCACAGTACTCCGTGGATACCGCGTGCAATGTGTGTTTCGAGGTGGAGGATGTGGAAAGGTCATTCAAGGCTCTTCGCGACCAGGGCTGCGACTTCCTGGTGCCTCCCACGGCGGTTCGGGACGAGAGGGGGCTCGTCACCTACTCGGTGGTCAAGTCcattgtgggaaatgtgtgCCACACGCTTATTGACAGGACTAAATACGAGGGGAGCTTCTTACCTGGGTTTGACGACATTGAAACCGTGAGCAACAGCAGATCTTGTCCCGTCACACATTTTGACCACATCACCTATGCTTGTCCGAGGAAAACAACCCCGCAGGTCATGCAGTGGTACGAGAGGCTGTTTGGCTTTCAGAGGTTTTTCATTGACAG TAATGAAGATGTGGATGAAGGTTATGTCCTAAACCAGGATGGCATTGGACTGCGTCTTACTGCAATGGAGTATTGGAAATGCAGCAAAGCGGGAATCACACTTCCCTTCGTGGGTAAAAAAGAGCCCGACTGCAAGTTTGTCATTGCAGAATCGCTACCTGAACAAG GCAGGAACCAGGTCGACACCTTCCTGGAGCAGCACATGGGTCCGGGGATCCAGCACATCGGACTGTACACACAAGACATCGTCTCTACTGCGCATACAATGGCTGAAGCCGGTGTGCagttcttctcccctcctcccacctaCTACACCGAG GTGGGCAAACAGCAGGAGATAGAGGAGGCAGGACACAACCCCCAGATGCTGGCCCAGCATGGCATTCTCCTGGACACAGACCTGCGCCAAGATCCCTCGCCACACACAGCTTCCAGCGAAAGCAGAAG ATACCTCCTCCAGGTGTTCACCAAGCCCATCTTTGCGGAGGACACCTTCTTCCTCGAGCTGATAGAGCGGAGGGGGGCGTCGGGCTTCGGCGAGGGGAACATCCGAGCGCTGTGGAGGTCGGTGCAGGCCTACATGGAGCATGAAAGGGGAGAGTCTCAAGGAGAGAGCACTCCAAAAAATGTGCAAACTGCTCAACGTTAG